The following nucleotide sequence is from Raphanus sativus cultivar WK10039 unplaced genomic scaffold, ASM80110v3 Scaffold1692, whole genome shotgun sequence.
ATCCACACATTAGTTATGATACGAATAAAAAAATACTTGCAGAAAAGTAAATTATAAAGATGAATTGTAAGCTTTAGTGAAAAGGGTTTTTACGTATCGCTCCATGTATCACTTTCATCTCCATCGTTGCTAGCTACAGCCTGAAAAGGAAATAGAGATAGAAAGTGAGTGGAGTGATAGCTAAAGTCATGTGTTggaattagaataaataaaaaagtattcaAGATTCTGAAGCAAATATTAGATTTAGTTTTGATGTTAATAGAGAGGGATGAACCTGGCGTATTGAGTTTGCTTTCTCCAACATGGCGCTGATCTTAATGTTTATAGCAGGGTCTGTTgttgcagcagcagcagaagaTAAAGTCGTTGTCATAACCACAGGTCTCAGGTTGACATGCTGTTTTacaatttataagatttatttattaaaaaatgcaTCAAGAAAAGCAGAACATAACTTTTTTTACCACACAAAAAAGGAGTCAAACTGCACTCACTTGTGTTCTGATTTGTTGCAAGAAGTCTTCAGCATCAGTCTCTTTTTCGTTAGCATTTTGTTTGTCCTCCTCCCTTACATTATTCTTCTTCACATGGACCACCTATGAGAAACAATATGCTTGTTAATATCTTATGGAACTGACCCACACAGTACTTAGAAAACTTATCCGTTACCTTAGTTTCTGGTTTAGGAGCAGAAGAAGCAACAGTGTTAGgctcttctttgtttttgactatAGACGATGAAGTATGCTTCTCAAAGGCGAACCTGAGAGCGTCTTGTAGTTGTAAGGGCTGCGCTGTTTTGTTTTCAGATATTGTTTCCGAGGCTGTTTTAGAAACCATCCATTGCGCAGGTGGAAATGGCGGTGGTAAAGGCTCAACAGGACTCTGGAGGTAAGAGAAGTTTATGGCTGTTACTGTGTCTAGAGAAGCACCTTCACCATTGTTATCAGCATATAGCTCTTGATCTTTTCTTTCATGGCTGTGACTGGATTCTTCCCACTGCTCAGAGCCTGACAAGGACTGATTATCGCTATGATAATCGGTGTCTGACATGTAAGGAGAGGATCTACAAAAAGTGTCATCGTCTGAACAAGAATCAAGAACGGAAGTAGCAGCAGCCTCTGGAAGCAACTGAAAGGAAGAAAACGTATCATCATCCCCAGCTGAAATTTTCAGCTTTAGTCTAGAAGAAGCCTGAAGGGTGTTGTTGTCAACGGGGTTGAGAGATATCTTCATGTGTTGAAGAGGCGGAGACGATGGAGTCCAGTCAATATCTTGCTCACCACCGAACCTGCTCTTCTCTGTCACTTCTCTGTTCTCTGGAATGGTTGCTGGTAAAGCCTGTCTATTATCATGAGACAATGTATCTCTTCTGCGGAAACTATTAGTGAATAGCTTTTGGCTGAGTCCACCAAAGACTCCGTATGAAGAAGTCGTCTCATGGCACTCTCTCTCGTCTACAGTTACATTTTGACTTGCTAAGCTTGAAGCATCAAGAACATGTTCAACTACATCATCTGATTTATCTTTTTCAGCTTCTGCAGAACTTGGCACTTCCAAGACTGGAGGTTTCGATGGGTTCAGTCCCAGCAAACTCCCATTAGTCCATATCTTAATGGCCTCAACTTCACGAGGAACTTTAGCTTCTGAGTTTTGATGTTCACTATGACACAACAAGGGGTTTGACGAATCAGATAAACTGTTCTCAGGTGCAGGAACAAATGTACATGCAGTGTTATCTTCTCCACCGGAAAGATCAGTACTCTCCAACAAATCTTGATGATTCATTTCATCAGTTGCATTTACAGAACCCTTGTCCATCGATCTACTACAAGACTCTTCGACACAACCCTGCTCAAGTTCTTGCTCACACACTGAATTTTCCAACCTCTCGTCTGTAACAACACCACAGGGACTACTGCTCACTGCTTCTTCTTGACTAGTTTTGAGACCTTGATCATTTTCAGATTCTGATTCAATACTGTTAAGCGCATCAACGAAACACTCCCCTTCGCTTTCTGTCTCATGTTCACTACTATCCCTCGGTTCTCTCACCATCTCCAAACCAGTTTTTATCTCTCTTACCTCATCAATCCCATtactttgttgttgttttcctgATTCTGATTCAATGTCATTTGAATGGCGATCAACTCTACCAGTGCCTTCTCCGTAGCTAGCTCTCTCATCTAGTCCATCCACAGCAGAGTTCGTCTCCATCATTTCAGAAGCATTACCTGTCTGCAACACACCAAGAGGTTCTTCCACTATCTCTGCTTTCTCATCCCAGCTAACGCAAGAagagccaacagcagcagcttGCCCTTGCGATGGACTAAGATTGAAGCTATCTTTTCCATCTTCGGTTTCAGATTCAGAGAGTACTGAAGCGATGGTGCAAGAGCCCGGTGTCAAGCTGGATGAAACTAACCCCCCTTTCGGTTTTTCTCCAGTCTTCAGTGATGACGAGGTTGCCGTTGAACCACTTCTGGAATCAAAAGAGTGAGAATGATGATCTTGGAGATCAGATATTTTCTCCATATCACTGGTTGATGCAGTTTTAGAAGAAGAGGTCTGTCCACTAAAGCTGATTAAAGTAAATGTCTTCCTGAAATACATTTCCATGTTTCagttaataaattaaaaacaaacttTAACTATGCCAATATAAATCTATGTTTTTTTACCTGGCATTCTGGTTAGCAGCAGCCATGGAAGAAGCTAAACGTGACATATCTCGACTCCTTGATGAAGATTTTTTCTTCTGTTCCATGTCACAAAACAATAACTTAATAACTTTcaagttaaaaaagaaaaatgtttttaCCAATACAATCACcttaattttataattcttgGTTTGgaactttttgttt
It contains:
- the LOC108823045 gene encoding protein SCAR3, with protein sequence MSLSRVGVRNVYGTSQQAEFYGNVDREDPEAVLNGVAVSGLIGVLRQLGDLAESAAEIFQGIQEEVMATASRSNQLKIRLQHIEATVPPLEKAVLAQTTHLHFAYTGGVEWHPRIPHEQNHLIHDDLPHFIMDPYEECRDPPRLHLLDKFDINGPGSCLKRYSDPTYFRRASSNLMIQENKKFQTKNYKIKKKKSSSRSRDMSRLASSMAAANQNARKTFTLISFSGQTSSSKTASTSDMEKISDLQDHHSHSFDSRSGSTATSSSLKTGEKPKGGLVSSSLTPGSCTIASVLSESETEDGKDSFNLSPSQGQAAAVGSSCVSWDEKAEIVEEPLGVLQTGNASEMMETNSAVDGLDERASYGEGTGRVDRHSNDIESESGKQQQSNGIDEVREIKTGLEMVREPRDSSEHETESEGECFVDALNSIESESENDQGLKTSQEEAVSSSPCGVVTDERLENSVCEQELEQGCVEESCSRSMDKGSVNATDEMNHQDLLESTDLSGGEDNTACTFVPAPENSLSDSSNPLLCHSEHQNSEAKVPREVEAIKIWTNGSLLGLNPSKPPVLEVPSSAEAEKDKSDDVVEHVLDASSLASQNVTVDERECHETTSSYGVFGGLSQKLFTNSFRRRDTLSHDNRQALPATIPENREVTEKSRFGGEQDIDWTPSSPPLQHMKISLNPVDNNTLQASSRLKLKISAGDDDTFSSFQLLPEAAATSVLDSCSDDDTFCRSSPYMSDTDYHSDNQSLSGSEQWEESSHSHERKDQELYADNNGEGASLDTVTAINFSYLQSPVEPLPPPFPPAQWMVSKTASETISENKTAQPLQLQDALRFAFEKHTSSSIVKNKEEPNTVASSAPKPETKVVHVKKNNVREEDKQNANEKETDAEDFLQQIRTQHVNLRPVVMTTTLSSAAAATTDPAINIKISAMLEKANSIRQAVASNDGDESDTWSDT